The Bacteroidota bacterium genome contains a region encoding:
- a CDS encoding DUF2807 domain-containing protein translates to MKSIVLLIILAATTILYTGCEDIHCIEGNEMVVVDTRPIGSFTGISSESWFNVIIIQDSVNEVVVEAESNLLPYIDTWVEGTTLVLKEQHRRCLNNHYPVIITVRTKDINFIRLSGSGDIYGNNIFNTDYLRVDLSGSGQIDLAVNANNVESSISGSGSIKLGVTAEHLESTISGSGEFQLSGDVHKGDMNITGSGNIHAYGLIQDICVATITGSGNMFLTVHDLLDVRITGSGSVHYKGNPTVTLNITGSGSVIHEN, encoded by the coding sequence ATGAAAAGTATAGTTCTGTTAATCATACTTGCGGCTACGACCATCCTGTACACAGGATGTGAAGATATCCATTGTATTGAAGGCAATGAAATGGTTGTCGTTGATACGCGTCCGATCGGCAGTTTCACCGGTATCTCTTCCGAAAGCTGGTTCAATGTGATAATTATTCAGGATAGTGTCAACGAAGTTGTTGTTGAGGCAGAATCCAATCTCTTACCCTATATCGACACCTGGGTAGAGGGTACTACTCTGGTACTCAAAGAACAGCATAGACGGTGTTTAAATAATCATTATCCTGTTATCATTACTGTCAGAACCAAGGATATAAATTTTATCAGGCTGAGCGGGTCGGGTGATATATACGGAAATAATATCTTTAATACCGATTACCTCAGGGTCGACTTAAGCGGATCAGGACAGATAGATCTTGCCGTAAATGCCAACAATGTTGAAAGCTCCATATCCGGCTCCGGATCGATCAAACTTGGGGTCACGGCTGAACATTTGGAGTCAACGATATCCGGTTCGGGAGAATTTCAGTTATCCGGTGATGTCCATAAAGGAGATATGAACATTACAGGCTCAGGAAATATTCATGCTTATGGACTTATACAGGATATCTGCGTTGCCACCATCACAGGTTCGGGTAACATGTTTTTGACAGTCCATGACCTTCTGGATGTCAGGATTACAGGAAGCGGCTCCGTACATTACAAAGGCAATCCAACTGTAACTCTGAACATTACAGGTTCAGGCTCGGTGATCCATGAAAATTAA